AGTTCCTGCCGCCTCAAGCTTGTCGGCGTACGCCAGCCCCTCATCGCGCAGCACGTCAAACCCCGCGACCACCACGTGCGCTGGCGGATGTCCGGCCAGCTCGGCCAGAAGTGGTGAGACCCGAGGATCGGTGGCTTGCGTGGGATCGCTCAGATAACGCTCCCGGTACCAATCCATTTTGGTGTCTGTCAGGAAGAACCCCTCGCCGAACAGTTCATAAGAGCGGTGTTTCCTAGACAAATCCGTCGCTGGGTAGAACAGCAGTTGGTAATCCGGCGCACCCTCGTCAAGCGTCTCGGCGCACACCGCCGCGCTGAGGGTACCGCCGGCGCTATCACCGGCCACCGCCACAACATCGCCCCATTGCTGCTGCGCCCGCACCCACCTATACGCATCGATGGCGTCTTCGAGTCCGGCCGGGAAGCGATGTTCCGGCGCCAGCCTATAGTCCACCGAAATCACGGCCACGTTCACCTCGGCGGCAATGTAGCGGCACACCGAGTCCGTGGAATCGAGGCCACCCACTACCCATCCGCCGCCATGAAAATAGACCACGGCTGCTTCCACCGGGACGGCTGGATCATTGACGTAAACGCGGGCACCCACCGAGCCTGCACGGGTCGGAATAGCAATGTTCAGCACTTGCCCCACCGGCGTATTTAGACCAAGCAACAGGG
The Arthrobacter alpinus genome window above contains:
- a CDS encoding alpha/beta hydrolase, whose protein sequence is MPKSSVSVRALSVGAMRGAIRAVAALPEGVQRLIAGKPIEIDGQRLFTEVQMALRLLNALPESEDLSLSQAREQTEDAALLLGLNTPVGQVLNIAIPTRAGSVGARVYVNDPAVPVEAAVVYFHGGGWVVGGLDSTDSVCRYIAAEVNVAVISVDYRLAPEHRFPAGLEDAIDAYRWVRAQQQWGDVVAVAGDSAGGTLSAAVCAETLDEGAPDYQLLFYPATDLSRKHRSYELFGEGFFLTDTKMDWYRERYLSDPTQATDPRVSPLLAELAGHPPAHVVVAGFDVLRDEGLAYADKLEAAGTPVTRQIASGHIHAFVNVIGVGKTGRRELGLAVESLRAGIAAIRRSRVDP